A genomic stretch from Gopherus flavomarginatus isolate rGopFla2 chromosome 3, rGopFla2.mat.asm, whole genome shotgun sequence includes:
- the LOC127046549 gene encoding avidin-like isoform X3: MGKIGFSLILILALVTLSTSSERKCVLSGSWRSSVGCKMVVSELSEAGAFSGSYLSAAMAPKADRLASRLHGIQHGASPTEQPTFGFTVKWQFSESPPDSMSVFVGQCFVDDQGEETLQTMWLLRQEVGSPGADWKATRVGTNVFTRIKGQNMRESMSSDSAR, translated from the exons ATGGGGAAAATCGGCTTCTCCCTGATCCTCATTCTGGCTCTGGTGACCCTCAGCACTTCTTCAGAGAGAAAG TGTGTCCTGTCCGGATCATGGAGGAGCAGCGTGGGCTGCAAGATGGTTGTATCTGAACTCAGCGAGGCTGGAGCGTTCTCGGGTTCATACCTCTCTGCGGCAATGGCCCCCAAGGCTGACCGCCTGGCGTCGCGCCTGCATGGAATCCAGCACGGCGCCAGCCCGACGGAGCAGCCAACCTTCGGTTTCACCGTGAAGTGGCAGTTCTCAG AGTCTCCACCAGACTCCATGAGCGTCTTCGTGGGCCAGTGCTTCGTGGatgaccagggagaggagacccTGCAGACCATGTGGCTGCTGCGCCAGGAGGTTGGATCCCCCGGTGCCGACTGGAAAGCAACCAG GGTCGGCACAAACGTTTTCACCCGGATCAAGGGGCAGAACATGCGCGAATCCATGAGTAGCGACAGTGCCCGGTGA
- the LOC127046549 gene encoding avidin-like isoform X2 has protein sequence MGKIGFSLILTLALVTLSTSSERKCVLSGSWRSSVGCKMVVSELSEAGAFSGSYLSAAMAPKADRLASRLHGIQHGASPTEQPTFGFTVKWQFSESPPDSMSVFVGQCFVDDQGEETLQTMWLLRQEVGSPGADWKATRVGTNVFTRIKGQNMRESMSSDSAR, from the exons ATGGGGAAAATCGGCTTCTCCCTGATCCTCACCCTGGCTCTGGTGACCCTCAGCACTTCTTCAGAGAGAAAG TGTGTCCTGTCCGGATCATGGAGGAGCAGCGTGGGCTGCAAGATGGTTGTATCTGAACTCAGCGAGGCTGGAGCGTTCTCGGGTTCATACCTCTCTGCGGCAATGGCCCCCAAGGCTGACCGCCTGGCGTCGCGCCTGCATGGAATCCAGCACGGCGCCAGCCCGACGGAGCAGCCAACCTTCGGTTTCACCGTGAAGTGGCAGTTCTCAG AGTCTCCACCAGACTCCATGAGCGTCTTCGTGGGCCAGTGCTTCGTGGatgaccagggagaggagacccTGCAGACCATGTGGCTGCTGCGCCAGGAGGTTGGATCCCCCGGTGCCGACTGGAAAGCAACCAG GGTCGGCACAAACGTTTTCACCCGGATCAAGGGGCAGAACATGCGCGAATCCATGAGTAGCGACAGTGCCCGGTGA
- the LOC127046549 gene encoding avidin-like isoform X1, with translation MGKIGFSLILILALVTLSTSSERKCDLSGLWRNELGSLMEIDKVNDAGEFSGKYLTAVTATSNCIHSSPLKGAQHGTTQRSQPTFGFTVNWEKFSNSTTVFVGQCFVGDKGKETLRTMWLLREEVGSPGDGWRATRVGTNIFTRKRNLEPGKILQQHSPPCDTPAPPAQ, from the exons ATGGGGAAAATCGGCTTCTCCCTGATCCTCATTCTGGCTCTGGTGACCCTCAGCACTTCTTCAGAGAGAAAG TGTGACCTGTCCGGACTGTGGAGGAATGAGCTGGGCTCGCTGATGGAAATAGATAAAGTTAACGATGCAGGAGAATTTTCCGGCAAGTACCTCACAGCTGTGACGGCCACCAGCAACTGTATCCACAGCTCGCCCCTGAAGGGAGCCCAGCATGGCACTACACAGAGGAGCCAGCCGACCTTCGGCTTCACTGTGAACTGGGAGAAGTTCTCGA ACTCAACAACCGTCTTTGTAGGCCAGTGCTTCGTTGGTGATAAAGGGAAGGAAACTCTGAGGACCATGTGGCTGCTGCGTGAGGAGGTCGGATCTCCTGGAGATGGCTGGAGAGCGACCAG AGTCGGCACAAACATTTTCACCCGGAAACGAAATCTAGAGCCAGGAAAAATCCTTCAGCAGCACTCTCCACCCTGTGATACTCCAGCTCCACCAGCACAGTGA